A stretch of the Aegilops tauschii subsp. strangulata cultivar AL8/78 chromosome 4, Aet v6.0, whole genome shotgun sequence genome encodes the following:
- the LOC109775730 gene encoding protein NRT1/ PTR FAMILY 4.3: MDVESSRQQGPKGDANSNSMAAASEVSVDWRGRPCRPQRHGGMKAAVFVLGIQAFEIMAIAAVGNNLITYVFNEMHFPLSKSANIVTNFIGTMFLLSLLGGFLSDSYLGSFWTMLIFGFVELSGFILLAVQAHLPQLRPPACDMKAAGQCEEVAGVKAGIFFAALYLVALGSGCLKPNIIAHGADQFRRDGEDQAVDGGKRLSSYFNAAYFSFCVGEMVALTVLVWVQTRSGMDVGFGVSAAAMAVGLVSLVAGVVFYRNKPPQGSICTPIAKVFVAAVAERKQVCPSSRATLQGISSTGAHEMRLNTTNICRINKFRFLDKACVKAQDGGSKESGWGLCTAAEVEQVKVLLCVVPIFACTIVFNTILAQLQTFSVQQGSAMDTRLAANFHAPPASLQAIPYIMLIVFVPAYEAVFVPAVRRLTGVGTGITPLQRIGVGLFAVTFSMVAAALVEARRRHSSVSGDGRTLSIFWIAPQFLVFGLSEMFTAVGLIEFFYKQSLSGMQAFLTSMTYCSYSFGFYLSSVLVSLVNRVTSRNGGNGWLSNNDLDKDRLDLFYWLLAALSILNFFNFLFWSRWYSNSVETVQVAGVGGDGGSEQEDEKGSA, from the exons ATGGATGTCGAGTCGTCGAGGCAACAAGGTCCCAAGGGGGACGCCAACTCCAACTCCATGGCTGCCGCCTCCGAGGTCTCTGTGGACTGGAGGGGCAGGCCTTGCAGGCCTCAAAGGCATGGAGGCATGAAAGCTGCTGTGTTTGTCCTAG GGATCCAGGCGTTTGAGATCATGGCGATTGCGGCGGTGGGGAACAACCTCATCACCTACGTGTTCAACGAGATGCACTTCCCGCTGTCCAAGTCGGCCAACATCGTCACCAACTTCATCGGCACCATGTTCCTCCTCTCCCTGCTCGGCGGCTTCCTCTCCGACTCCTACCTCGGCAGCTTCTGGACCATGCTCATCTTCGGCTTCGTCGAGCTCTCC GGGTTTATACTGCTGGCGGTGCAGGCGCACCTGCCGCAGCTGCGCCCGCCGGCGTGCGACATGAAGGCGGCCGGGCAGTGCGAGGAGGTGGCCGGGGTGAAGGCCGGCATCTTCTTCGCCGCGCTCTACCTGGTGGCGCTGGGCAGCGGATGCCTCAAGCCCAATATCATCGCGCACGGCGCCGACCAGTTCCGGCGCGACGGCGAGGATCAGGCCGTCGATGGCGGGAAGCGGCTCTCCAGCTACTTCAACGCGGCCTACTTCAGCTTCTGCGTGGGCGAGATGGTGGCGCTCACCGTGCTCGTCTGGGTGCAGACACGCTCCGGGATGGACGTCGGTTTCGGGGTCTCTGCCGCTGCCATGGCGGTCGGCCTTGTCagcctcgtcgccggcgtcgtcttCTACCGGAACAAGCCACCGCAGGGCAGCATCTGCACGCCCATAGCAAAG GTCTTCGTCGCCGCGGTAGCCGAGAGGAAGCAAGTGTGCCCATCGTCCAGGGCCACACTGCAGGGCATCTCCTCCACGGGTGCACATGAGATGCGTCTCAACACCACCAACATCTGCCGCATCAATAAGTTCAG GTTCTTGGACAAAGCGTGCGTGAAGGCGCAGGACGGTGGCAGCAAGGAGAGCGGGTGGGGGCTGTGCACGGCGGCGGAGGTGGAGCAGGTGAAGGTGCTGCTGTGCGTGGTGCCCATCTTCGCGTGCACCATCGTCTTCAACACCATCCTCGCGCAGCTTCAGACCTTCTCGGTGCAGCAAGGGAGCGCCATGGACACCCGGCTCGCCGCCAACTTCCACGCCCCCCCGGCGTCGCTCCAGGCCATCCCCTATATCATGCTCATCGTGTTCGTCCCGGCCTACGAGGCCGTCTTCGTGCCCGCCGTGCGCCGCCTCACGGGGGTCGGCACAGGCATCACGCCGCTCCAGCGGATCGGGGTCGGCCTCTTCGCCGTCACCTTCTCCATGGTGGCCGCCGCGCTGGTCGAGGCCCGCCGCCGCCACTCGTCCGTCTCCGGAGACGGGCGGACGCTGTCCATCTTCTGGATCGCGCCGCAGTTCCTGGTGTTCGGGCTGTCGGAGATGTTCACAGCCGTGGGGCTCATCGAGTTCTTCTACAAGCAGTCGCTCTCCGGCATGCAGGCCTTCCTCACCTCCATGACCTACTGCTCCTACTCCTTCGGCTTCTACCTCAGCTCCGTGCTGGTGTCGCTCGTCAACAGGGTGACCTCGAGGAATGGCGGCAATGGCTGGCTCAGCAACAACGACCTCGACAAGGACAGGCTCGACCTCTTCTACTGGCTCCTGGCCGCGCTCAGCATCCTCAACTTCTTCAACTTCCTCTTCTGGTCGAGGTGGTACTCCAACAGCGTCGAGACGGTGCAGGTTGCCGGAGTTGGAGGCGATGGTGGCAGTGAGCAGGAGGATGAGAAGGGTTCTGCGTGA